The Methanobrevibacter millerae genome includes the window ACGGCAATGCATAATACAATACTTTCTTGTTATGTATCACCATATTCATGGTGTCTTGAAAACCTTTTATTACTCCATGGATCTTTTCTTCCAGTTCATCAGAGTTTTTCTTATAAAACCTTCTGACAAGACCAATAATCCAGCCATCAACCCGTTTTCCAAAACCAGGATTGATACACATGTATATCAGCATTATCAAAAGTACAACAATTGCCGCAACAGCAACAACCATCAATGCAAGAAGACCTGGTGAAAAATTAAATGACAAAGCCATTCCGATAATCGTTAAAACAGCTAAAACTACAAATGGAAAAGTATCAAGTGCCCTGTCTGCAACAACAGCCGCAAAAGTCTCCTCCATAGGATAGTTTTCCTCACGGGACAATAAATATGCCCTTACAGGCTCTCCCCCACCTCGACCTGATGGAGTAATATTGTTAACTGCAAGACCAACCAATACCATGGGAAGGAGTTTGGATGTTTTAGATTCCATATTTGCAATTTCATTCAAGGATTTCCACCTTATAGTATACAATACAATGGTGAACAGTTGCATAATAATTGCAATAAGAATCAATCTTAAATCCGCTACTTTCAAAGCATTTATAACATCATTTATTCCTACAAAATAAAGCATTACAACAAGTATTAAAATACTTATTCCGAGAAAAATGATAGATTTTTTATCCATAATAATATTATTTTACTTAAAAATTTATATATATATTTATTCAAAATTAAACTTGTATTAAATTTTGAAGGCACATTTATGAGATATATTAATAAGACTGATTTGTTTATCATAGCAAGAAATTCAGGCATGCTGATGATAGGAATAGGAATCCTGTGTTTGGTTCCAATCATTGTTGACTTGATATATTTCGAATTCAATATTGTAGGATATGTAATACCTGCAATAATATCAGTCTGTGCCGGTTTTATTTGTATAAAAGTTTTCGATAAGTATTCAAATCACAAAATGCGATTAAAGCATGGTATGATTATTTCATCATTATCCTGGTTATGGGCATGTATTATCTGCGGACTCGTAATGTATTTCGTTACTGACATTAATATTATAGACGGCATGTTTGAAAGCATGTCTGCACTTACCGGAAGTGGAATTACAATATATTCAGATGTGGAAGTCCTGCCTCAAAGCATACTATTTTTTAGAGCCATACAACAATGGGTTGGGGGTCTTGGGGTTGTTGTTATGATTATAGCTATCTTAACAAAGCCCGGTACTTCATCTGCAAAATTATATCAGTCCGAAGCACGTGAAGACCGTATCAAACCATCAACCAAAGCAACACTTATCCAAACCATTAAAATTTATCTGATTTATACAGCAGCAGGAATAATTTTATATTTGCTTGCCGGAATGCCTGTTTTTGATTCAATCTGCAATACGTTCACCACCATATCAACAGGAGGTATGAGCATCAAAAATGCAAATATAGGATTTTATCAAAATGACGTAATCTATTTTATAACAATAGTATTGATGATTTTAGGTGCTACCAGCTTTTTAGTTCATTATAAAATTATTAAAACCCGTGGAAAATCATTGCTTCATGATTTGCAATTTAAAGTAATGATTACATTAATAGCTGCATCAACAATCATTTTGTATTTAGCATCGAATATCATTCCAATTGAACTGTTATTTACTGTTGTATCCGCCGTTACAACAACTGGAGCCAGTGTGCAACCTTCAACAGTGATGGGGACCTGGCCCCCATTCGTGCTTATTGTACTAATGACATTAATGACCATAGGCGGGTCTAGCGGATCTACAGTAGGTGCAATAAAACTGATACGAGTAATTACATTTTTTAAAGGAACCTACAAGCATTTGCGTGAAATATTATCTCCTGAAGGCAGAGTTGTCCCGCTTCAAATTTCCGGTCAAAAAATCCCTGACAAAGCAGTAGCTCAAAGTGGAAACTACATAACTCTTTATATGATTTGTATCTTGATAACCTGGGCATTAATATGCTTATGTGGACATGACCCAGTTGTTGGACTATTTTATACAATGTCAATTCAGGGAAATGTAGGTCTGGAAATTGGACAAATAACACAAGTACTTCAACCACAACTAAAACTTATAAGTATTTTTAACATGTGGATTGGAAGGCTGGAAATCTATCCTGTACTGATTACATTAAGAGCCATTTTTGAAATATTTAAAAGATAACTTTATTAATATAGAAAATACAATATTCATTATTTAAACATAAATGGTGATTAAATGTATATAATTATTATGGGACTTGAACGTGTAGGGTTATCCCTTGCAAACTTACTGATTGACGACGGATACGATTTAACATTAATCGATGACAATGAATCATTATGCAATGAAGCTGCCGCAGAACTTGATGCATTAGTTATCTGTGGAAACGGTACCAATTCAAAATTGCTTGAAGAAACAAACATTGAAGACGCTGATTTCTTTATTGCAACAACAGGAAATGACGAAGCAAACTTATTATCATGCATTCTAGTTAGAAAATATGATGTTCCAAACATCATTGCACGTGTAAGTAATCCTGACCATGAAGAAGCATTCAAGGCCGTTGGAATCGATAACGTAATCAGTCCTGAAATAACAGCAGCTGGATTTTTAGAAAAACAAGTTACAAGGCCAAACGTGGCAGATTTAATATCTCTTGGAGAAGGAGATGCGGAAATATTTGATATGACCATTACTAATGACAAAGTTGTCGGAAAACGTATCAAGGACATTTCCCCAACAAAAGATTTCATCATAATTGCGATGTATCAAAATGGAAAATTAGTAATTCCACAAAGCGATAATATCATCGCCCGTGGAGA containing:
- a CDS encoding UPF0104 family protein, with the protein product MDKKSIIFLGISILILVVMLYFVGINDVINALKVADLRLILIAIIMQLFTIVLYTIRWKSLNEIANMESKTSKLLPMVLVGLAVNNITPSGRGGGEPVRAYLLSREENYPMEETFAAVVADRALDTFPFVVLAVLTIIGMALSFNFSPGLLALMVVAVAAIVVLLIMLIYMCINPGFGKRVDGWIIGLVRRFYKKNSDELEEKIHGVIKGFQDTMNMVIHNKKVLYYALPLSFLIWIFEILRVYFVFLAFGASVNLIVIGEVFILASLAGMIPLLPGGLGAVDGIMIIFYTAAGITASISAGATVIERLISFWMPTILGMVILPHYGSSVLDKISFGSDSKEISDEEEDD
- a CDS encoding TrkH family potassium uptake protein — encoded protein: MRYINKTDLFIIARNSGMLMIGIGILCLVPIIVDLIYFEFNIVGYVIPAIISVCAGFICIKVFDKYSNHKMRLKHGMIISSLSWLWACIICGLVMYFVTDINIIDGMFESMSALTGSGITIYSDVEVLPQSILFFRAIQQWVGGLGVVVMIIAILTKPGTSSAKLYQSEAREDRIKPSTKATLIQTIKIYLIYTAAGIILYLLAGMPVFDSICNTFTTISTGGMSIKNANIGFYQNDVIYFITIVLMILGATSFLVHYKIIKTRGKSLLHDLQFKVMITLIAASTIILYLASNIIPIELLFTVVSAVTTTGASVQPSTVMGTWPPFVLIVLMTLMTIGGSSGSTVGAIKLIRVITFFKGTYKHLREILSPEGRVVPLQISGQKIPDKAVAQSGNYITLYMICILITWALICLCGHDPVVGLFYTMSIQGNVGLEIGQITQVLQPQLKLISIFNMWIGRLEIYPVLITLRAIFEIFKR
- a CDS encoding TrkA family potassium uptake protein codes for the protein MYIIIMGLERVGLSLANLLIDDGYDLTLIDDNESLCNEAAAELDALVICGNGTNSKLLEETNIEDADFFIATTGNDEANLLSCILVRKYDVPNIIARVSNPDHEEAFKAVGIDNVISPEITAAGFLEKQVTRPNVADLISLGEGDAEIFDMTITNDKVVGKRIKDISPTKDFIIIAMYQNGKLVIPQSDNIIARGEKVSVLVKRGSFSKVSKKLEK